A genomic window from Nocardioides jiangxiensis includes:
- a CDS encoding OsmC family protein, with the protein MSDTHREVGLEKIGPARFRATNARGGVITLGGGDDPDFTPVELLLAALAGCAAVTVDPITARRATATVFRVAAMGEKVRDEVGTRMQNLTVTFDVEFPEGPEGDAARAILPSAIARTHDRLCTVSRTVETGERVVMGVATGR; encoded by the coding sequence ATGAGTGACACGCATCGTGAGGTCGGGCTGGAGAAGATCGGTCCCGCGCGGTTCAGGGCCACCAATGCGCGCGGGGGCGTGATCACCCTTGGCGGGGGAGACGACCCGGACTTCACGCCGGTCGAGCTGCTCCTCGCAGCGCTCGCGGGCTGCGCCGCGGTCACGGTGGATCCCATCACGGCGCGCCGCGCGACGGCGACGGTGTTCCGCGTGGCGGCTATGGGAGAGAAGGTGCGCGACGAGGTCGGCACCCGCATGCAGAACCTGACCGTGACCTTCGATGTCGAGTTCCCGGAGGGCCCGGAGGGAGATGCTGCACGCGCGATCCTCCCGTCGGCCATCGCACGCACCCATGACCGGCTCTGCACCGTCAGCCGGACGGTCGAGACGGGAGAGCGGGTTGTGATGGGTGTGGCGACAGGACGGTGA
- a CDS encoding transglycosylase SLT domain-containing protein, producing MRTRRAALVIASACMVLTACEPLFETAAPAQGSGPASRPATASASPTPSQRTAVSRGQDRTLTPAQLSAMTQARMSVSDGDIMRQLANTAERIAQNLAAGGGSVPAPTSVQPGTNRALGYHLLLDFGWPASEWPALDALWQRESGWSQVAENRSSGAYGIPQSLPASKMAAVGPDWRTNPETQIRWGLAYIGARYGSPHAAWAHSEKFGWY from the coding sequence ATGAGGACACGGCGGGCCGCACTTGTGATCGCGTCTGCCTGCATGGTGCTCACCGCCTGCGAACCCCTCTTCGAGACGGCCGCGCCGGCCCAGGGGAGTGGACCTGCCTCGCGGCCGGCGACGGCCTCGGCGTCGCCGACGCCTTCCCAGCGCACGGCGGTCTCCCGTGGGCAGGACCGGACCCTGACCCCGGCTCAGCTGTCGGCGATGACGCAGGCCCGCATGAGCGTGTCCGACGGCGACATCATGCGGCAGCTGGCGAACACCGCCGAGCGCATCGCGCAGAACCTGGCAGCCGGCGGCGGCTCCGTGCCGGCACCGACGAGCGTCCAGCCGGGCACCAACCGGGCGCTCGGCTACCACCTGCTCCTCGACTTCGGGTGGCCCGCTTCCGAGTGGCCCGCGCTGGATGCGCTCTGGCAGCGCGAGTCCGGCTGGAGCCAGGTGGCCGAGAACCGCTCGTCCGGCGCGTACGGGATTCCCCAGTCCCTGCCCGCGAGCAAGATGGCCGCCGTCGGTCCGGACTGGAGGACCAACCCGGAGACCCAGATCCGGTGGGGCCTGGCGTACATCGGAGCGCGGTACGGAAGTCCGCACGCCGCGTGGGCGCACTCGGAGAAGTTCGGCTGGTACTGA
- a CDS encoding peptidylprolyl isomerase, giving the protein MLTRTALGAASLLLIPAAALSACGASKDADGAPAAQPTADSTCTYAKSGQAAKPATLPESEPTVKGAQHLTIHTSQGDIPVTLDADAAPCTVNSFVSLARQGYYDKTTCHRFINDFMVQCGDPSATGMGGPGYSFPDELTGKETYPLGTLAMANAGPDTNGSQFFMMVADYPLQAQYTVFGKVDPAGLKVLAKINKGGNGPDGVAPSPAVDISSIK; this is encoded by the coding sequence ATGCTGACCCGTACGGCGCTGGGCGCCGCCTCGCTGCTTCTGATCCCGGCTGCCGCACTGAGCGCGTGCGGCGCGAGCAAGGACGCCGACGGCGCTCCGGCCGCACAGCCCACGGCCGACTCCACGTGCACCTACGCCAAGTCCGGGCAGGCGGCAAAGCCGGCGACCCTGCCGGAATCGGAGCCGACCGTGAAGGGCGCCCAGCACCTCACGATCCACACCAGCCAGGGCGACATTCCGGTCACCCTCGACGCCGATGCTGCTCCCTGCACCGTCAACTCCTTCGTGTCGCTCGCACGCCAGGGCTACTACGACAAGACGACGTGCCACCGCTTCATCAACGACTTCATGGTCCAGTGCGGCGATCCGTCCGCCACCGGCATGGGTGGCCCCGGCTACTCCTTCCCCGACGAGCTCACCGGTAAGGAGACCTACCCGCTGGGCACCCTCGCCATGGCGAACGCGGGGCCGGACACCAACGGGTCGCAGTTCTTCATGATGGTTGCGGACTACCCGCTTCAGGCGCAGTACACGGTCTTCGGCAAAGTCGATCCCGCCGGCCTCAAGGTCCTGGCGAAGATCAACAAGGGCGGCAACGGACCCGACGGCGTGGCGCCCTCACCCGCCGTCGACATCTCCTCGATCAAGTAG
- a CDS encoding asparaginase, whose translation MPHIHVLATGGTIDKVYSLSGELEIGTPAVETLLAPVLTDLTYDVTPVLALDSLDMTDADRVVLCQAVDALPGRHVVITHGTDTMPETAAFLDAHLAAADQTVVLTGAMRPSAMASSDAAFNLGAAFTAVQLLPAGVHIVMSGRVFSAGKVAKDRERGVFVDQP comes from the coding sequence ATGCCGCACATCCACGTCCTCGCCACGGGCGGAACGATCGACAAGGTCTACTCGCTCTCGGGTGAGCTCGAGATCGGTACGCCGGCGGTCGAGACGTTGCTCGCTCCGGTGCTCACCGACCTGACGTACGACGTCACCCCGGTGCTCGCCCTCGACAGCCTCGACATGACCGACGCGGACCGGGTCGTGCTGTGCCAGGCGGTCGACGCGTTGCCGGGGCGTCACGTCGTGATCACGCATGGCACCGACACCATGCCGGAGACCGCGGCCTTTCTGGATGCGCACCTGGCGGCTGCGGACCAGACGGTCGTGCTGACCGGCGCCATGCGGCCGTCGGCGATGGCCAGCAGTGACGCGGCGTTCAACCTCGGCGCGGCTTTCACGGCAGTCCAGCTCCTCCCGGCCGGCGTGCACATCGTGATGAGCGGCCGGGTCTTCTCCGCCGGGAAGGTCGCCAAGGACCGCGAGCGCGGGGTCTTCGTCGACCAGCCGTGA
- the rmuC gene encoding DNA recombination protein RmuC, with translation MLLIGLLLGLLVGAALGWLAARVRLDAAAAALPTPVVEDPEVAAAHHRAEIAAIRHEEAEVRATLQAEVAHAEATVAGLRDTVARLQQALVTARDDHQALLESQRRDQAERQRAEAGQTQVLKTLAPVAQQLLAMQRKVDELEQQRALQHGELAEQLRTTRRTAEESRKAADTLASALGNNATRGYWGETQLKTLVESAGLLPRVDFTTQASITADSGARRPDMVVNLPGGKQMAVDAKAPYTSFVEAFRSSADPAERHRLLVDHARKIRGHVDALSGKSYWTGLDASPEFTVAFIPNEQLLNAALEVDPSLMEYAFAKGVVLATPANLWAVLKTVAYTWRQDVLTEDAKRLFDLGQELYRRICTLAGHAEKMRSSLESAVNHYNSFASSLESRVLVTARKLDQVDEAKLLPSPTLIEKTPKRIVAADFEALRDVARDELPLHVDDAVDAEVVDDSSATG, from the coding sequence ATGCTCCTGATCGGACTCCTCCTCGGACTTCTCGTCGGTGCGGCCCTGGGCTGGCTCGCGGCCCGTGTGCGGCTGGATGCCGCGGCTGCCGCCCTCCCCACGCCCGTCGTCGAGGACCCCGAGGTCGCGGCCGCCCACCACCGGGCGGAGATCGCCGCGATCCGCCACGAGGAGGCCGAGGTCCGCGCGACCCTCCAGGCCGAGGTGGCCCACGCCGAGGCGACCGTCGCCGGCCTGCGCGACACGGTCGCCCGGCTCCAGCAGGCGCTCGTGACGGCACGCGACGACCACCAGGCGCTGCTCGAGAGCCAGCGTCGTGACCAGGCCGAGCGCCAGCGGGCCGAGGCCGGCCAGACCCAGGTCCTGAAGACCCTCGCGCCCGTGGCTCAGCAACTGCTCGCGATGCAGCGCAAGGTCGACGAGCTCGAGCAGCAGCGTGCGCTCCAGCACGGCGAGCTCGCCGAGCAGCTGCGCACCACCCGGCGTACCGCCGAGGAGTCCCGCAAGGCGGCCGACACCCTCGCCTCTGCCCTCGGCAACAACGCCACCCGCGGATACTGGGGCGAGACCCAGCTCAAGACGCTGGTCGAGTCCGCAGGCCTGCTCCCCCGCGTCGACTTCACCACCCAGGCGTCCATCACCGCCGATTCGGGCGCACGTCGTCCCGACATGGTCGTCAACCTCCCGGGCGGCAAGCAGATGGCGGTCGACGCCAAGGCGCCGTACACCTCCTTCGTCGAGGCGTTCCGGTCATCGGCCGACCCGGCCGAGCGCCACCGCCTGCTGGTCGACCACGCCCGGAAGATCCGCGGCCACGTCGACGCCCTGTCCGGCAAGAGCTACTGGACCGGCCTCGACGCGAGCCCGGAGTTCACGGTTGCGTTCATCCCCAACGAGCAGCTCCTCAACGCTGCCCTCGAGGTCGACCCCTCGCTGATGGAGTACGCATTCGCCAAGGGCGTCGTGCTGGCCACGCCCGCCAACCTCTGGGCGGTCCTGAAGACGGTCGCCTACACGTGGCGCCAGGACGTCCTCACGGAGGACGCGAAGCGCCTCTTCGACCTCGGCCAGGAGCTCTACCGGCGCATCTGCACGCTTGCGGGCCACGCCGAGAAGATGCGCAGCTCGCTCGAGAGCGCGGTCAACCACTACAACTCGTTCGCCAGCTCGCTGGAGTCGCGCGTGCTCGTCACGGCCCGCAAGCTCGACCAGGTGGACGAGGCGAAGCTCCTCCCCTCCCCCACGCTCATCGAGAAGACCCCGAAGCGGATCGTGGCCGCCGACTTCGAGGCGCTCCGCGACGTCGCACGAGACGAGCTTCCCCTGCACGTCGATGACGCGGTGGACGCAGAAGTGGTCGACGACTCCAGCGCCACCGGCTGA
- the gcvP gene encoding aminomethyl-transferring glycine dehydrogenase yields MEIALTDLPSLHDLDRALPFVDRHIGLTPSDIESMLATLGHDTLEGLMDAAVPAGIRPAADLSLPPAMTEAQVGALARELAGQNFPGEPLIGLGYHATITPPVIRRNVLEDPSWYTAYTPYQPEISQGRLEALLNFQTMIGDLAGLPVANSSLLDEGTAAAEAMTLVRRANRKAAGPFVVDADALPQTIEVVRTRAEAMGIDVVVADLTQGLPEGTVCGTLIQYPGASGRVLDPRAVIEATHAQGGLAVVAADLLALTLLEAPGALGADVVVGSSQRFGVPLFYGGPHAGYMAVAKGLERHMPGRLVGVSIDSEGRPAYRLALGTREQHIRREKATSNICTAQVLLAITASMYAVYHGPAGLTAIATRTHRYAAVIAAGLKALGYTLGSETFFDTLTVATPGRAEAVVKAARAAGLHLRLVDADTVGLSTSEATTHETVEKVLAAFGPTVEGTTALDLDELDRTTPDALPDELGRRTAFLTHEVFHTHRSETQMLRYLHKLSARDYALDKGMIPLGSCTMKLNATAEMEPISLPGFADLHPFVPAEDAQGYHRLVAELEGWLAEVTGYAGVSIQPNAGSQGELAGLLAIRAYHLANGDTHRDVCLMPASAHGTNAASAVMAGMRVVVVKSNDDGTVDLDDLQKQCDEHSNDLAAIMVTYPSTHGVYEEGITQLCEIVHSHGGQVYVDGANLNALLGHARPGEFGGDVSHLNLHKTFCIPHGGGGPGVGPVAVGAHLVPYLPTHAQHPLAEKRSGIGPISAAPYGSAGILPISWAYVRLMGAAGLTKATATAVLSANYVAARLEEHYPVLYKGENGLVAHECILDLRGISKESGVTVDDVAKRLIDYGFHAPTMSFPVAGTLMVEPTESEDLAELERFIDAMIAIRGEIAKVQAGEWSHDDSPLARAPHTSRSIVGDWERAYSREVGVFPTGIDPDKYWPPVGRIDNAYGDRNLVCACPPPEAFAD; encoded by the coding sequence ATGGAGATCGCCTTGACCGACCTGCCCAGCCTGCACGACCTCGATCGCGCGCTGCCCTTCGTCGACCGCCACATCGGTCTGACGCCGTCCGACATCGAGTCGATGCTCGCGACGCTGGGCCACGACACGCTCGAGGGCCTGATGGACGCCGCCGTCCCGGCCGGCATCCGGCCCGCTGCGGACCTCTCGCTGCCGCCGGCGATGACCGAGGCCCAGGTCGGCGCACTCGCGCGCGAGCTGGCCGGCCAGAACTTCCCGGGCGAGCCGCTCATCGGCCTCGGCTACCACGCGACGATCACGCCGCCGGTGATCCGGCGCAACGTGCTCGAGGACCCGTCCTGGTACACCGCGTACACGCCGTACCAGCCGGAGATCTCGCAGGGCCGCCTCGAGGCCCTCCTCAACTTCCAGACGATGATCGGCGACCTCGCGGGCCTGCCGGTCGCCAACTCCTCTCTGCTCGACGAGGGCACGGCTGCTGCCGAGGCGATGACCCTCGTGCGCCGCGCCAACCGCAAGGCCGCGGGCCCGTTCGTCGTCGACGCCGACGCCCTGCCGCAGACCATCGAGGTCGTTCGCACCCGCGCCGAGGCGATGGGTATCGACGTGGTGGTCGCCGACCTGACGCAGGGGCTTCCGGAGGGCACGGTCTGCGGGACGCTCATCCAGTACCCGGGTGCCTCCGGTCGCGTGCTCGACCCGCGCGCCGTCATCGAGGCCACCCACGCACAGGGCGGCCTCGCTGTGGTCGCGGCGGACCTGCTGGCCCTCACCCTGCTCGAGGCGCCGGGTGCGCTCGGTGCGGACGTGGTCGTCGGCTCGTCGCAGCGCTTCGGCGTCCCGCTCTTCTACGGCGGCCCGCACGCCGGCTACATGGCGGTCGCGAAGGGCCTCGAGCGCCACATGCCGGGTCGTCTCGTCGGCGTCTCCATCGACTCCGAGGGCCGTCCGGCGTACCGCCTGGCACTCGGCACGCGCGAGCAGCACATCCGCCGCGAGAAGGCGACCTCCAACATCTGCACCGCACAGGTGCTCCTGGCCATCACCGCCTCGATGTACGCCGTGTACCACGGCCCGGCGGGCCTGACCGCGATCGCGACCCGCACCCACCGCTACGCCGCCGTCATCGCGGCCGGCCTGAAGGCGCTCGGCTACACGCTCGGCTCTGAGACGTTCTTCGACACGCTCACCGTCGCGACCCCGGGCCGCGCCGAGGCGGTCGTGAAGGCCGCCCGTGCCGCGGGCCTGCACCTGCGCCTCGTGGACGCCGACACGGTCGGCCTGTCGACCTCGGAGGCGACCACGCACGAGACGGTCGAGAAGGTGCTCGCCGCCTTCGGGCCGACCGTCGAGGGCACCACCGCCCTCGACCTGGACGAGCTCGACCGCACGACGCCCGATGCGCTGCCCGACGAGCTCGGGCGCCGGACGGCGTTCCTCACCCACGAGGTGTTCCACACGCACCGCAGCGAGACCCAGATGCTGCGCTACCTGCACAAGCTCTCGGCGCGCGACTACGCCCTCGACAAGGGCATGATCCCGCTCGGCTCCTGCACGATGAAGCTCAACGCGACCGCGGAGATGGAGCCGATCTCGCTCCCGGGCTTCGCCGACCTGCACCCGTTCGTCCCGGCCGAGGACGCGCAGGGCTACCACCGCCTGGTCGCCGAGCTGGAGGGCTGGCTGGCCGAGGTCACCGGCTACGCAGGGGTCTCCATCCAGCCGAACGCCGGCTCGCAGGGCGAGCTCGCCGGCCTGCTCGCGATCCGCGCCTACCACCTCGCCAACGGCGACACCCACCGTGACGTCTGCCTGATGCCGGCCTCGGCCCACGGCACCAACGCTGCGTCGGCCGTCATGGCCGGCATGCGCGTGGTCGTGGTCAAGTCCAACGACGACGGCACCGTCGACCTCGACGACCTGCAGAAGCAGTGCGACGAGCACTCCAACGACCTCGCCGCGATCATGGTGACCTACCCCTCGACGCACGGCGTCTATGAGGAGGGCATCACGCAGCTCTGCGAGATCGTCCACAGCCACGGCGGCCAGGTGTACGTCGACGGAGCGAACCTGAACGCCCTGCTCGGCCACGCCCGCCCGGGTGAGTTCGGCGGAGATGTCTCGCACCTCAACCTGCACAAGACCTTCTGCATCCCGCACGGCGGCGGCGGTCCCGGCGTCGGCCCCGTGGCGGTCGGCGCGCACCTCGTGCCGTACCTCCCGACGCACGCCCAGCACCCGCTGGCGGAGAAGCGCTCCGGTATCGGTCCGATCAGTGCTGCGCCGTACGGCTCGGCCGGCATCCTGCCGATCTCGTGGGCCTACGTCCGCCTCATGGGGGCTGCCGGCCTGACGAAGGCCACCGCGACCGCGGTGCTCTCCGCCAACTACGTCGCGGCCCGGCTCGAGGAGCACTACCCGGTGCTCTACAAGGGCGAGAACGGCCTGGTCGCGCACGAGTGCATCCTTGACCTGCGTGGCATCTCCAAGGAGAGCGGCGTGACCGTCGACGACGTCGCCAAGCGCCTGATCGACTACGGCTTCCACGCGCCGACGATGTCGTTCCCGGTGGCCGGCACGCTCATGGTCGAGCCGACCGAGTCGGAGGACCTGGCCGAGCTCGAGCGCTTCATCGACGCGATGATCGCCATCCGCGGCGAGATCGCGAAGGTCCAGGCGGGGGAGTGGAGCCACGACGACAGCCCGCTGGCCCGTGCCCCGCACACGTCCCGGTCGATCGTCGGCGACTGGGAGCGTGCCTACTCCCGCGAGGTGGGCGTCTTCCCGACCGGCATCGACCCGGACAAGTACTGGCCGCCGGTCGGTCGCATCGACAACGCCTACGGCGACCGCAACCTGGTCTGCGCGTGCCCGCCGCCGGAGGCCTTCGCCGACTGA
- a CDS encoding glycosyltransferase family 39 protein — translation MDRRTRLLYAGAGLAALSAAVARLPFVDGVASHDEAGFLVLARQWKPGSSLYGDYWVDRPPLLLLPYRLADSLAGVVFPVTALRLFACAVVIVTVLLTAATARRVAGPRAVLPAALVAAVLLANPRSGAQVVDGELLAAPLVALGVWAWTGALRAHPVRRGLLAGAAAACAVLVKQNMIDVGVYAVVLLLLLVLRRPDLRADLRTVAGRAVPAAAAGASVALAVVLGYAVHAGTDLGALYDAMFPFRVEAHAAAARMSVANGRPGELVRVAVLCGLLPVLAWVALVLRRRLLEPAPMALVVVLVWDLVSVIAGGGYWTHYLVQAVVPLSVLAGVAGAAASERRPVTRVACALAAVVLVGSVVPGLAYAVRHPIHSPEMRVGRSIAAVAAPGDTVVSLYGSPEVLLGTGLESPYPYLWILPLRVKDPDLADLSAILGGDDAPTWVVVTNEPGRMDPVLRARYRDLGDICGVDVRLLASVTRPTPTCVRPRGS, via the coding sequence GTGGACCGTAGGACCCGCCTCCTGTACGCCGGCGCCGGACTGGCCGCGCTCTCCGCGGCGGTGGCGCGCCTTCCCTTCGTCGACGGCGTCGCGAGCCACGACGAGGCCGGCTTCCTGGTCCTCGCCCGCCAGTGGAAGCCCGGCAGCAGCCTGTACGGCGACTACTGGGTCGACCGGCCGCCCCTGCTCCTGCTCCCCTACCGTCTTGCCGACTCCCTCGCCGGGGTCGTCTTCCCGGTCACCGCCCTCCGCCTCTTCGCCTGCGCGGTCGTGATCGTCACGGTCCTGCTGACGGCGGCGACGGCGCGGAGGGTGGCCGGCCCGCGGGCGGTCCTTCCCGCGGCCCTCGTGGCGGCGGTGCTGCTGGCCAACCCGCGCAGCGGCGCGCAGGTCGTCGACGGCGAGCTCCTGGCCGCACCGCTCGTGGCCCTCGGGGTCTGGGCCTGGACGGGCGCTCTCCGCGCTCACCCGGTACGCCGCGGGCTGCTGGCCGGCGCCGCGGCCGCCTGCGCGGTCCTGGTCAAGCAGAACATGATCGACGTCGGTGTCTACGCCGTCGTGCTCCTCCTGCTGCTCGTGCTGCGGCGGCCCGATCTCCGGGCCGACCTCCGGACGGTCGCGGGCAGGGCGGTCCCGGCTGCCGCGGCCGGAGCCTCGGTCGCACTCGCGGTCGTGCTGGGCTACGCGGTCCACGCCGGCACCGATCTCGGCGCCCTCTACGACGCGATGTTCCCCTTCCGGGTCGAGGCGCACGCCGCCGCGGCGCGCATGTCCGTGGCGAACGGTCGGCCCGGCGAGCTCGTGCGGGTGGCGGTTCTGTGCGGGTTGCTGCCCGTCCTCGCCTGGGTGGCGCTCGTCCTGCGGCGCAGGCTCCTGGAACCGGCCCCCATGGCGCTCGTCGTCGTGCTCGTGTGGGACCTGGTCTCCGTCATCGCCGGTGGCGGCTACTGGACGCACTACCTCGTCCAGGCGGTCGTGCCCCTGTCGGTGCTCGCGGGCGTCGCCGGCGCAGCCGCATCCGAGCGGCGCCCGGTGACGCGGGTCGCGTGCGCGCTGGCCGCCGTCGTCCTGGTGGGCTCAGTGGTGCCGGGCCTCGCCTACGCGGTGCGGCACCCGATCCACTCACCGGAGATGCGTGTCGGCCGGTCGATCGCCGCGGTGGCTGCTCCCGGCGACACGGTCGTCAGCCTCTACGGGAGCCCGGAAGTCCTCCTCGGCACGGGACTGGAGTCGCCGTACCCGTACCTGTGGATCCTGCCGCTGCGGGTGAAGGACCCCGATCTCGCCGACCTGTCGGCGATCCTCGGCGGTGACGATGCGCCGACCTGGGTCGTGGTGACCAACGAGCCTGGCCGGATGGACCCGGTCCTCCGGGCCCGCTACCGCGATCTCGGCGACATCTGTGGGGTCGACGTACGGCTGCTGGCATCGGTGACG